CTTACCATGGATGTAGTTGTTACCCATGATACGCACCTTCTGACCGCATCGAACCTTACCAGAGAAGATACGACCGAACGCAAAGAAGCGGCCACGATCGGCGGTCGGTACCATCTTGCTAATGTACAGCATCAGCGGTGCATTCGGGTCGCAGTTCTTGATACCCATGTAGTATTTCTCATCTGGGTTAGACTCACCGGAGTAGAGCATCTCAGCACGGTAGCTCTGTGCCTTCTTGGGTGAAGGCAGGTGCGCTACGATCATCTGCAGCAGTGTCTCGGCAGCAGGAAGGAACTTCATCATGATAGATTTCAGTAACTTCTTGGGAACCTGCTCGCGCTCCTCGGTTGTCAGGTTAATGTTGAGTGACTTGAGCATCTTCTCCACCTTCTCAGCCTTCTCTGTCATTACTGCATCGAAGATCTGGTAGATGGGGTCCAAGCAGAACTGGCAGAACGCGCGACGTACACGCTCACCTGCGGCGTTTGTCTCACTCTTGATCCATTTCTTGTTCTTCGCGTCAAAGAAGTTATCACCCCATAGTCGCTCACACATCTTGGACTCATCAACACCGAACTTGGATGCGTACATCTTCGCAAAGCGGGTGACAGAGAAGGCCCAAGCCTGCAGGCCGGAACCAATGGCGACTGTACCCTTCTCGGGGTACACCTGCACGTCACCCATGACGGGGTCATTGTAGGTGGCGATCACAACGTTCACGTTTTGCAGTGTCTTCACGAAGCCCTGGTATGCCTCTTCGGGGTCCAGCTGTAGCTCCAGAATAGCACGATCCACCTTGTTGATGAAGACTACGGGGCGAATACGCTCAGTCAGAGCCTGGCGAAGCACCGTTTCCGTTTGCACGCACACACCCTCCACACAATCAACGACCACTAGGGCACCATCGGTCACACGGAGTGCAGCAGTAACCTCGGAACTGAAATCAACGTGCCCGGGTGAGTCAATAAGATTGATCAAGAAGTCACGGCGGTCATCGGGAAGGTCACTGATAATCTCGGGAGGTACATGGTAATGCATCGAGATGGCAGTCGACTTGATTGTGATACCACGGGCAATTTCGTCCGCACGAGTGTCCATGATACGTTTGTCACCGGCGTCCTCCATCTTAATGATACCAGCGGCACCGACAAGCGAGTCGGACAGAGTGGACTTGCCGTGGTCGACGTGCGCGATCACGGACATATTACGGATCTGTTCGGGGTAGTCCATGAGGGCACGGACCTCATCAACGGTGAAGTTGACCATCTTGGATAGCTTTAAACAAGTGTATGTTCTACGTGAGTTACGAATGGTTGGGGGAACGACAAAAGGGAAGACGGGAAGAAGGATGTACGCACGCAGGCGGGGGAGCGGTAGGCAGCGAGCGAAGCGGACGGCTCATGTCACCCGTTGCCAACTAACAGGTTGTTTAACAGACGCTCCACAATTCCTCCAGAAACTGTCATCGAGGCGTTGTTGCAGTGATGCATCTGACCATGGGAACAACATATACGTCCTTTATGTTCGGGAGTAAtgatttctttcctctgtCTTTGACTTGATCTATCTCTCTGTCCATTCTGTATTTTAGATTATCTGAATATATTTACTtactttatttgtattgGTGCAGGACTTCCAATTTCCCGCAACTTTGCCCGTACGTCGAGGGAAGCACTCTCCTTAGCACCCCTTACTCCCTTCGATTGCACCTTTATACTTCCATTACCTTTACTTTTCATATATGCCCTAATTTTTGGCCACTTTCTCCATTCGGTTTTTTTACGTTAGAAAACAGTGCTATTGATTACCCCGCTTACGTTGGTGTGCGCTTAAATCGCCCTCCCGCCCAAACAGTAACACCTATGCACATTGTCCTGGTATGCTATAGCTTGTCCAGGAAGGTGTCGAGGCCCGGAATGTCTGGTTTGAGGCCCTTGCGTTGGCGAATGCTCAGCACCAGAGTGTTTGCCTGTGACTTGGGGTCAAGCGGGTCACCAGGGTACTGCTGCCAGTGGTCAAACACACACTGCGGGAATGCCTGGCCTCCGGTTCCGGCACGAAGGTCAGCGGTGAAACCGAACGACTCGGCGACTGGGAGGTATGCACGAACGTTGTAGATGGGTGTGCCTGGGCGGTTCTCCTCGCCGATAATCACACCACGGCGGCGTGTCAGTACACCGTAGATGCCTCCCATGGCGTGCTCCACAGTCTGAATGTCAACCTGGAACATCGGCTCCATCAACCGCGGCGTAGCAGTCAGGCAGCAGGCATAGAACACACGGCGGGCAGTGGGGATGATCTGACCGCCACCACGATGGATGGCATCAGCGTGCATCGTCACGTCCTCCACGTTGATCCTCACACCACGCATGTTCTCGTCACAGAGCACACCCTCACGTGTCGCCCATTGCCAGGCCGCAACGAACGAATCTTTCATTTCCATCATGTTCTGCACACCCTTCGTCACGTCCACAACCACGTTGGGTCCGCGATTGTCGGGACCGTAGCACCAGATCTTACGCGCCTCAGCCACATCCCATTCGAACTTGTCCGCAAGGAAGCGGGCACGAGTCTTGGGGTCCGCCTCGGAGCCGGCATTTGCGCCATCCTCAATCTCAACGCACAGCTCCTCCGTCAGCGGCGCGCCGCGGCAGAATAGACGATTGTGTTTGTTAGCAGACTTGGAGAGACATTGTATCGACGACACATCCGTCACAGTTTCACGGAACGACACCACAGGTTCTGAGATCTTTAGCGGTGCGCCGTTCATAAAATCTTCCTGAAGATCCTTGAGGCAAATCTCCAAGTGCAGCTCACCAGCACCAGCAACAATGTGCTCACCGCTTTCCTCAATCGAACACACAACAAGGGGATCGGATTTTGCAAGGCGCTTCAGCCCTTCCACCAACTTGGGAAGGTCCGACGGGTTCTTGGCCTCCACAGCAACACGGACGACAGGTGAGACGGAGTATTTCATGTCACGAAGCGGGTGCGGGGATTCACCATCGTCAGTGATGGTGGCAGACTTCACAATGTACTTGTCCACTCCCACGAGACCAACAACGTTACCGCACGGCATGTCCTCCACGGCCTCCTGGTAGCGACCCATCATCAGCACCGTACGCTGCACCGGCTTGTCCTCGTACAGATCTTGCTTCTTACCATGGATGTAGTTGTTACCCATGATACGCACCTTCTGACCGCATCGAACCTTACCAGAGAAGATACGACCGAACGCAAAGAAGCGGCCACGATCGGCGGTCGGTACCATCTTGCTAATGTACAGCATCAGCGGTGCATTCGGGTCGCAGTTCTTGATACCCATGTAGTATTTCTCATCTGGGTTAGACTCACCGGAGTAGAGCATCTCAGCACGGTAGCTCTGTGCCTTCTTGGGTGAAGGCAGG
The genomic region above belongs to Trypanosoma brucei brucei TREU927 chromosome 10, whole genome shotgun sequence and contains:
- a CDS encoding elongation factor 2, coding for MVNFTVDEVRALMDYPEQIRNMSVIAHVDHGKSTLSDSLVGAAGIIKMEDAGDKRIMDTRADEIARGITIKSTAISMHYHVPPEIISDLPDDRRDFLINLIDSPGHVDFSSEVTAALRVTDGALVVVDCVEGVCVQTETVLRQALTERIRPVVFINKVDRAILELQLDPEEAYQGFVKTLQNVNVVIATYNDPVMGDVQVYPEKGTVAIGSGLQAWAFSVTRFAKMYASKFGVDESKMCERLWGDNFFDAKNKKWIKSETNAAGERVRRAFCQFCLDPIYQIFDAVMTEKAEKVEKMLKSLNINLTTEEREQVPKKLLKSIMMKFLPAAETLLQMIVAHLPSPKKAQSYRAEMLYSGESNPDEKYYMGIKNCDPNAPLMLYISKMVPTADRGRFFAFGRIFSGKVRCGQKVRIMGNNYIHGKKQDLYEDKPVQRTVLMMGRYQEAVEDMPCGNVVGLVGVDKYIVKSATITDDGESPHPLRDMKYSVSPVVRVAVEAKNPSDLPKLVEGLKRLAKSDPLVVCSIEESGEHIVAGAGELHLEICLKDLQEDFMNGAPLKISEPVVSFRETVTDVSSIQCLSKSANKHNRLFCRGAPLTEELCVEIEDGANAGSEADPKTRARFLADKFEWDVAEARKIWCYGPDNRGPNVVVDVTKGVQNMMEMKDSFVAAWQWATREGVLCDENMRGVRINVEDVTMHADAIHRGGGQIIPTARRVFYACCLTATPRLMEPMFQVDIQTVEHAMGGIYGVLTRRRGVIIGEENRPGTPIYNVRAYLPVAESFGFTADLRAGTGGQAFPQCVFDHWQQYPGDPLDPKSQANTLVLSIRQRKGLKPDIPGLDTFLDKL